In Microvirga sp. 17 mud 1-3, the genomic window ACAGCCCCTTGACCATGTAGGACACGTAAGGCTCGAAGCCGAATTCCCGGTAGGTGCGCTCGGCCCGCTCGTTGGCGACGAGGGCGCCGATCATGAGGCGCTGGAGGCCCGCCTCGCGGGTGAGGCGTTCGGCTTCCTCGAGCAGCATCCGGCCGATCCCGCGGCCGCGCCATTCCTCATGCACGATCAGGTCCGTCACGGTGCCGTGCCGGCGCACGTCGTCGGTGACGTAAGCCGCATCCTGATCGATGGAGAAGCCCATGGCGGCGACCACGATGCCGTCCGCCTCGGCCAGCACGATGCGGCCCTGCCGCCCGGCGAGCCGCTGGAGGAGTTCGTTGTAATAATCCCGCGCGGCGCCATGGTCCCGGCGGCGGTCACCGGTGAGATCCGCCTCGAAGACATTGAGCTTGTGGATCAGCTCGATGACGGCACTCCGGTCGGCGGGGCCCGCCATCCGCAACGTCACGCCCATACGCGGCTCCATGAGCCGGGGGCTGGCCGCATCTGGCGCCCCCGGAATTGGCGAGGATTCTGTCGGGACGTCAGTCCAGGTTCTTCAGGATCTCGTCCACGACCTTCTTGGCGTCGCCGAAGAGCATCATGGTGTTGTCCCGGAAGAACAGCTCGTTCTCGACGCCCGCATAGCCGGAGCCCATGCTGCGCTTCACGAAAAGCACGGTCTTGGCCTTCTCCACGTCGAGCACCGGCATGCCGTAGATCGGCGAGGCCGGATCGGTCTTGGCGGCCGGGTTCGTCACGTCGTTGGCGCCGATCACGAAGGCGACGTCGGCCTGCGCGAACTCGCCGTTGATGTCCTCGAGCTCGAACACCTCGTCGTAAGGAACGTTCGCCTCGGCGAGCAGCACGTTCATGTGGCCGGGCATGCGGCCTGCCACCGGATGGATGGCGTATTTCACCTCGACGCCTTCGGCCTTGAGCTGGTCGGCCATCTCGCGCAGGGCGTGCTGCGCCTGCGCCACCGCCATGCCGTAGCCCGGCACGATGATGACCTTGGCGGCGTTCTTGAGGATGAAGGCCGCATCGTCGGCCGAGCCCTGCTTCACGGGCCGTGCCTCGGTGGCGCCGCCGGCAGCGGCGGCCGTCTCGCCCCGAAGCCGCCGAGGATCACCGAGATGAAGGAGCGGTTCATGCCCTTGCACATGATGTAGGACAGGATCGCGCCCGAGGAGCCCACCAGGGCGCCCGTGATGATGAGCGCGAGGTTGCCCAGCGTGAAGCCGATGCCGGCCGCGGCCCAGCCCGAATAGGAGTTGAGCATCGACACCACGACGGGCATGTCGGCGCCGCCGATGGGGATGATGAGCGTCACGCCGAGCACGAAGGACACCAGCACGATCAGCCAGAACAGCGTGTGGCTCTCCGTGCGGATGAAGGCGATGAGCAGGACGAGAAGCAGCACGCCGAGTGCGATGTTGAGCAGGTGACGCTGCGGCAGGAGGATCGGCTTGCCGGACATGCGTCCGTCGAGCTTCAGGAAGGCGATGACCGAACCCGTGAACGTGACGGCCCCGATGGCGACGCCGAGGGCCATCTCGAAGAGCGAGCCGCCATGGATGGTGCCGACCGAGCCGATGCCAAAGGCCTGCGGCGCGTAGAGCGCGCCCGCCGCCACCAGCACGGCCGCCATGCCCACCAGGGAGTGGAAGGCCGCCACGAGCTGCGGCATGGCGGTCATCGGCACACGCTTGGCCACCACGGCGCCGATACCGCCGCCGATGGCGAGGCCGGCGATCACCAGGGCCCAGCCGCCGAAGCCGCTCGGCGGGGACACGAGCAGGGTCGTGACGATGGCGATCCCCATGCCCACCATGCCGTAGAGGTTACCCTGCCGGGAGGTGGTGGGATGGGACAGGCCGCGAAGGGCCAGGATGAACAGGACGCCGGAGACGAGGTACAGGATCGAGGCCAGATTCGCCGACATCGCCTCAACCCTTCTTGCGGTACATGGCGAGCATCCGCTGGGTCACCAGGAAGCCGCCGAATATGTTGATGGACGCCAGGATGAGGGCAATGAAGCCGAGGGCCCGCGCCCAGACCGGCCCATCTCCGAGGGCCGGCGCCACATTGACGCCCACGGCCAGGACCGCGCCCACCACGATCACGGACGAGATGGCGTTGGTGACGGACATGAGCGGCGTATGCAGGGCCGGCGTCACCGACCAGACTACGTAATAGCCCACGAAGATGGCCAGCACGAAGATCGCCAGCCGGAACACCGTAGGGTCGACCGCCCCGTGAGTTGCGGCACTTGCGGCCGCCGCGACCTGGTCGGCGATGGCCTGGGCCGTCTCGGCCGCGCGCTGGGCGGCATCGGCCGCCGCCCGGGACTGTTCGACCGCCTGTTCGGGTGTGAGTACAGCCATGGCTTTCTTGCCCCTTACGCTGTCGGCTGGAAGGCCGTGTGGACGATCGCGCCGTCGCGGGTCAGGCAGGTCGCCTTCACGAGTTCATCGTCCCATTTGACGGCCAGCGTCTTCGCCGCCTTGTCGACCAGCGTCTCGACGAAGGCATAGAGGTTGCGGGCATAGAGGCTCGAGGCGGTCGCCGCGAGGCGGCCCGGCACGTTGAGATGGCCGACGATCTTCACGCCGTTGTGCTCCGCCACCCGGCCCGGCTCGGCGAGTTCGACGTTGCCGCCCCGTTCCACCGCCAGATCGACGATGACGGAGCCGGGCTTCATCGCCTCCACCATCTCGCGCGTCACGAGCTTCGGCGCCGGGCGGCCCGGGATGAGGGCGGTCGTGATGACGATATCCTGCTTGGCGATGTGGGAGGCGACGAGCGCGGCCTGCTTGGCCCGGTACTCGGCCGACATTTCCTTAGCGTAACCGCCTGCGGTCTCGGCCTGCTTGAATTCCTCGTCCTCGACCGCGATGAACTTGGCGCCCAGGCTCTCCACCTGCTCCTTGGCGGCGGGACGCACGTCCGTGGCCGTGACCACCGCGCCCAGGCGGCGGGCGGTGGCGATGGCCTGGAGGCCCGCGACGCCCGCGCCCATGACGAAGACCCGGGCGGCCGGCACGGTGCCGGCAGCGGTCATCATCATCGGCATGGCGCGGCCGTATTCGGCGGTCGCGTCAATCACGGCGCGGTAGCCCGCGAGATTGGCCTGGGAGGAGAGCACGTCCATCACCTGCGCCCGGGTGATGCGCGGCATCAGCTCCATGGCGAAGGCCGAGACCTTGGCATCGGCCAGCGCCTTGAGGGCGGCGTCCTGGCCGTAGGGGTCCATGATGGCGATGAGGAGGGCGCCGGGCTTGAGGGCGGCAAGCTCGGAGGTCTCGGGCCGGCGGACCTTCAGGACGATGTCGGCGTCCTTCGCGGCTTCCTCGGCCGTGGCCGCAACGGCAGCGCCTGCGGCCTCGTACTCCGCGTCCGGGAAGCCGGCGCGCCCGCCTGCTCCTGCCTGCACGGTGACCTCGGCCCCAAGGGCCTTGTATTTCTTGATGGTCTCGGGGGTGGCGGCGACGCGCGCCTCCGCCTGATCGGATTCCGAGAGAACAGCGATCCGCATGCAACCCCCCGCCTTGGGCGACCTAATTGTCTGCCCTTATTTGTTGCGCGAAGGAGACTTTTATCCCCTTCGCGTCATGTCAATAGAAAAAGAGCGCCAGGAGCAGCAGGATCGCGACCACGGCCGGGGCGCGGACACCGATCGCCGGCGCAACGGCGCCGATCGCACCGGCCGCGAGCGAGAGGATGACGCCGAAGATCGCTGTCAGCCAGGCATGGTGGACGCCGCCGACCGCGAGCGCCAGCACATGGCAGATCACCACCGCGGTGGCGATTTCCACGAAGCGCACGAAACCGCCATAGGTCGCCTCGTGAGCCGGCCCGTCCATCTCCGGGCTATATCCCCCAAAGGGTGCATGTTTTGTATCGGCCATGATCGATGCCTTGTTCTGCAACAGTTCTTTGGGCTGCGTTTACCCCATGCGGTGAGACGCCGCAACGCTTCGCTTCCGGCGAGGGATCAAATTTGTGCCAGTCACCTCACCCGACCCCGAGGAAAGCGCGCCACTTCGGTAGGCAGACGTTCTGGAAGTCATAGCGTTCCAGGGCGATTCGCCGGCCCTCCCGGGCCATCTCGGCGGAGCGTGCCTTCTCGGCGAGGGTCTCGCGCACCCTCTCCACCAGGGCCTTGTCGTCGAAAAAGTCGAACAGCCGTCCGTTCACGCCCTCCTCCACGATTTCCCGGACCGGAGCGGTGTCGGACGCGACGAGGCGGCATTCCAGCGCCATGGCCTCGATGGATGACCAGGACAGGACGAATGGATAGGTCATGTAGATATGCGCCGAGGAGACCTGGAGCACCTTCACGAACTGGTCGTAGGGCAGGTTCCCGACGAAGTGCACCCGGGACCAGTCCACCTCCCCGTCGATTCGCTCGCGGAAAACGTCGAACCAGGTCTTTCCGCCCGGCGCCTGGCCGGAATAGCTCGTGCCCTTGCCGCCGACGACGACCACCCGCAGACGTGGATCGATCGCGAGCAGACCCGGCAGGCTGCGGAACATCACATGGGAGCCGCGCATCGGCTCGATGTTCCGGCTCACATAGGTTACGACCGGGATGTCCCGGCTCAGGCGCGGCCCCTTCGGCCCCAGGCGCAGGCTCACGGAAGGGTCGGGCTTCAGGTCCTGAGCATCGATGCCGTCGTGGATCACCGCGATGCGATCGCGCAGATAGGCCGGAAAGGTGTCGCGCTGGTAAGCGGTCGGGGCAACCGCCAGATCCGCGGCGTCGAGCGCTCCGAGCTGCATGGCGTTCTTCGCTCTGAGCCGCCAGATGATCTCCGGGTTGGTGATCGGGAATTCGGGATCGAAGTCGAGATCCTGGCCCTTGGCGGCATAATAATATTCGAAATAGGCCACGTGCCGGGCGTTCGGCCACACATCCTTGAGGAAGAGGTTCTCGCCCCAGCCCGTGTTCACCACCACCACGTCCGGATGGAAGCCCTGCTCGGCCATCTGGCGCGCCCGGTGGGCGACCCCATAGGCGCGCCGCAGGCGCGGCACCACCGGTGAGTAGCGGTTCTGGAAGGGCGCGTCGTCCGGCCCCGGCACGGCGTCGTAGGCGATGTAGCGGACGCCCGGAATGGCGCAGGTCTTGACCATGCCGAGGGCCACGACCTCGTGCCCCTCCTGCGCGAGCGCCCGTGCGATCCGGCCGAACTGGCCCGGAAAATTCTGGTGGACGAAAACGAACCTCATGGCCTCCCCTGACGTGCCGTCACTCCCCATCTACGGCGGGACGGCCGGAAGCGCAACTCCATTACATATTCCTGGTGATTATTCCGGTCGGGGCAGGCCTGAGGCGGCAAGCGCCTCGTCCTGGCGCTTCGCCAGGGTATCGAGGGAAAAGGTCTCGACCTCCGCCTCGAACAGCCTGTGATAGTTCAATTCTGCCCTCAGGTGCAGGAAGACGGCACCGAGCCCCACGGCCGCCCGATCCATGAAGACGAATTCCCGCGGGACCGTGACGGGCCCCTTCTCCTTGAGGGCCCTGTGCACCTCGAAGGCCTGCCGGCGGCCGTAATCGCCGGGCTTCACCCCGTCCGCGACCGTGCGGATGCGGTCATCGAGAAGCGGCCCGTAGATGAACCGCGCCCAGATGTTGAGGATGTCGATGAGCTCCCGGGACAGGTTCTTGAAGCCCCAGGTCTCGTAAGCGTGGACGATCCGGTCCCGGTCCTCGTTCTGGAGGCCCCGATAGAGATCCACCACGCCGCCCACGAAGCGGGGATGGAAGATCCGGACGCAGCCGTAATCGAGCAGGTTGATGCCGGCAGGCTCTCCGCCTTCCGAGAACACGGTGTAATTGCCGAGATGCGGGTCCCCGTGGATCACGGCCGCATGGCTGAAGGGATGCCACCAGGCCTTGAACATGGCGACCGCGAGCCGGTTCCGGGTGGCCACATCGGCCTCGACATAATTGAGGATCCGGTCGCCCTCGAGCCATTCGAGGGACAGGAGCCGCCGCGTCGACAGGTCGGGATGGACCTTCGGAACCCGCACCTCTGGAATGTCCGCCAGGGTCCGGGCATAGAGCGCGGCATGGCGGGCCTCGCGCTCGTAATCGAGCTCCTCCCGCACGCGCTCGCCGATCTCCTTGGCGATCTCGCGGGTATCGATGGCCGGGTCCATGCGCCGGTGGAGGGAGAACACCAGTTCGAGCTGGGACAGATCCGCCTCCACGGCGGATTGCATGTCAGGATATTGCAGCTTGCAGGCGAGCTGCGCGCCGTCCCGCGTGGTTGCGCGATGGACCTGACCGAGAGAGGCGGCCGCGGCCGGCTTCAGGTCGAAGGTCCCGAAGCGGCCCTGCCAGTCCGGCCCGAGCTCCGCCTGCATGCGGCGCTTCACGAAGGCCGCTCCCATGGGCGGGGCCTCGCTCTGGAGCTTCTGCAGCTCCGCCGCATATTCGGGCGGAATCAGGTCCGGAATGGTCGCGAGGAGCTGCGCCACCTTCATGATTGGGCCCTTCAGCCCTCCGAGGGCCTGCGCGAGGGCCGCCGCGTTCGAGGCATTCAGCCCGTCGCGGCCGAACAGGCGCGCGCCCGCCATGCGGGCCGCGACGCCGCCCATATTGGCGCCGACCCGCGCATAGCGTGCTGCGCGGGCAGAGAAGCGGTTGGCTTCCGGATCGTGGTCGGAGCCGTCTGACATGGGCCTTAGGCCGCCTTTTCCATGGCTTCGAGCTCACCGATCAGGCGCTCGATCATGGACAGGCCGATCTGCCAGAAGGACGGGTCACGCGCATTCAGCCCGAAGGGTGCCAGGAGCTCGGAATAATGCTTGGTGCCGCCCGCCGACAGGAGGGCGAAATAGCGGTCCACGAAACCGTCGCTCGACCGCTCGTAGATGCCGTAGAGCGAATTCACCAGGCAATCGCCGAATGCATAGGCGTAGACGTAGAACGGCGAATGGATGAAGTGCGGAATGTAAGTCCAGTAGGATTCATAGCCCGCACCGAGGCGGATTGCCGGACCGAGCGACTCGTCCTGCACGGACATCCACAATTCGCACAGTTTCTCGGCCGTCAGCTCCCCGTTGCGGCGCTCCACATGGACCTTGCGCTCGAAGGAATAGAAGGCGATCTGGCGCACGACCGTGTTGATCATGTCCTCCACCTTCGCGGCCAGCATCGCCTTACGCTGCGCCGGATCGGTCGTCTGGTCGAGGAGCCTGCGGAAGGTCAGCATCTCGCCGAAAACGGAGGCCGTCTCGGCCAGAGTCAGGGGCGTCGGCGCCATCAGCGCGCCGTTGGGCGCGGCGAGCACCTGGTGGACGCCGTGCCCCAGCTCGTGCGCAAGGGTCATCACGTCCCGCGGCTTGCCCTGGTAGTTCAGGAGCACGTAGGGGTGCGCCGACGGCACCGTCGGATGCGCGAAGGCACCGGGCGCCTTGCCCGGACGGGTCGGCGCGTCGATCCAGCGCTCGTCGAAGAAGCGCTGGGCGATCTCGGCCATGCGGGGCGAGAAGGCCGAATAGGCGGAAAGCACCGTGTCCCGAGCCTCGTCCCAGGCGATCGTCCGCTGCTCCACCTTCGGCAGGGGGGCGTTGCGGTCCCAATGGTCGAGGCGGTCCTTGCCGAACCACTTGGCCTTGAGGGCATAATAGCGATGCGACAGGCGCGGATAGGCCTCGCGCACGGCGGAGACCAGCGCCTCCACCACCTCGCGCTCGACCCGGTTCGCCAGGTGGCGGGAATCCGCCACGTCCTCGAAGCCGCGCCAGCGGTCGGAAATTTCCTTGTCCTTGGCGAGCGTGTTGGTGA contains:
- a CDS encoding GNAT family N-acetyltransferase, which translates into the protein MGVTLRMAGPADRSAVIELIHKLNVFEADLTGDRRRDHGAARDYYNELLQRLAGRQGRIVLAEADGIVVAAMGFSIDQDAAYVTDDVRRHGTVTDLIVHEEWRGRGIGRMLLEEAERLTREAGLQRLMIGALVANERAERTYREFGFEPYVSYMVKGLS
- a CDS encoding proton-translocating transhydrogenase family protein; its protein translation is MAVLTPEQAVEQSRAAADAAQRAAETAQAIADQVAAAASAATHGAVDPTVFRLAIFVLAIFVGYYVVWSVTPALHTPLMSVTNAISSVIVVGAVLAVGVNVAPALGDGPVWARALGFIALILASINIFGGFLVTQRMLAMYRKKG
- a CDS encoding Re/Si-specific NAD(P)(+) transhydrogenase subunit alpha — encoded protein: MRIAVLSESDQAEARVAATPETIKKYKALGAEVTVQAGAGGRAGFPDAEYEAAGAAVAATAEEAAKDADIVLKVRRPETSELAALKPGALLIAIMDPYGQDAALKALADAKVSAFAMELMPRITRAQVMDVLSSQANLAGYRAVIDATAEYGRAMPMMMTAAGTVPAARVFVMGAGVAGLQAIATARRLGAVVTATDVRPAAKEQVESLGAKFIAVEDEEFKQAETAGGYAKEMSAEYRAKQAALVASHIAKQDIVITTALIPGRPAPKLVTREMVEAMKPGSVIVDLAVERGGNVELAEPGRVAEHNGVKIVGHLNVPGRLAATASSLYARNLYAFVETLVDKAAKTLAVKWDDELVKATCLTRDGAIVHTAFQPTA
- a CDS encoding aa3-type cytochrome c oxidase subunit IV, which translates into the protein MADTKHAPFGGYSPEMDGPAHEATYGGFVRFVEIATAVVICHVLALAVGGVHHAWLTAIFGVILSLAAGAIGAVAPAIGVRAPAVVAILLLLALFFY
- a CDS encoding glycosyltransferase, whose amino-acid sequence is MRFVFVHQNFPGQFGRIARALAQEGHEVVALGMVKTCAIPGVRYIAYDAVPGPDDAPFQNRYSPVVPRLRRAYGVAHRARQMAEQGFHPDVVVVNTGWGENLFLKDVWPNARHVAYFEYYYAAKGQDLDFDPEFPITNPEIIWRLRAKNAMQLGALDAADLAVAPTAYQRDTFPAYLRDRIAVIHDGIDAQDLKPDPSVSLRLGPKGPRLSRDIPVVTYVSRNIEPMRGSHVMFRSLPGLLAIDPRLRVVVVGGKGTSYSGQAPGGKTWFDVFRERIDGEVDWSRVHFVGNLPYDQFVKVLQVSSAHIYMTYPFVLSWSSIEAMALECRLVASDTAPVREIVEEGVNGRLFDFFDDKALVERVRETLAEKARSAEMAREGRRIALERYDFQNVCLPKWRAFLGVG
- a CDS encoding AarF/ABC1/UbiB kinase family protein; the protein is MSDGSDHDPEANRFSARAARYARVGANMGGVAARMAGARLFGRDGLNASNAAALAQALGGLKGPIMKVAQLLATIPDLIPPEYAAELQKLQSEAPPMGAAFVKRRMQAELGPDWQGRFGTFDLKPAAAASLGQVHRATTRDGAQLACKLQYPDMQSAVEADLSQLELVFSLHRRMDPAIDTREIAKEIGERVREELDYEREARHAALYARTLADIPEVRVPKVHPDLSTRRLLSLEWLEGDRILNYVEADVATRNRLAVAMFKAWWHPFSHAAVIHGDPHLGNYTVFSEGGEPAGINLLDYGCVRIFHPRFVGGVVDLYRGLQNEDRDRIVHAYETWGFKNLSRELIDILNIWARFIYGPLLDDRIRTVADGVKPGDYGRRQAFEVHRALKEKGPVTVPREFVFMDRAAVGLGAVFLHLRAELNYHRLFEAEVETFSLDTLAKRQDEALAASGLPRPE
- a CDS encoding M3 family oligoendopeptidase, encoding MSSAMSAAGARQAELGALPEWNLADLYPAMDSEAFRDDLARAETECRDFAEAYRGKLDSLARDEKAAATLGEAVKRYEGIEDLLGRLMSYAGLVYSGDTTDPARAKFYGDTQERLTAASSDLLFFGLELNRIDDAVMDKAMAEEPLAHYRPWIEDLRKDKPYQLDDKTEKLFHEKSVTGRAAWNRLFDETIASLRFDVRGEELPIEPTLNKLQDPDESVRKDASEALAKTLKANLRTFTLITNTLAKDKEISDRWRGFEDVADSRHLANRVEREVVEALVSAVREAYPRLSHRYYALKAKWFGKDRLDHWDRNAPLPKVEQRTIAWDEARDTVLSAYSAFSPRMAEIAQRFFDERWIDAPTRPGKAPGAFAHPTVPSAHPYVLLNYQGKPRDVMTLAHELGHGVHQVLAAPNGALMAPTPLTLAETASVFGEMLTFRRLLDQTTDPAQRKAMLAAKVEDMINTVVRQIAFYSFERKVHVERRNGELTAEKLCELWMSVQDESLGPAIRLGAGYESYWTYIPHFIHSPFYVYAYAFGDCLVNSLYGIYERSSDGFVDRYFALLSAGGTKHYSELLAPFGLNARDPSFWQIGLSMIERLIGELEAMEKAA